From a single Porites lutea chromosome 10, jaPorLute2.1, whole genome shotgun sequence genomic region:
- the LOC140949842 gene encoding D-inositol 3-phosphate glycosyltransferase-like yields MSSRSRVWEKLSVLLLASEWGSFQGGLSTMNRSLAIYLAKQPNVAVSVLVPSCSEEDKRMARNHKVMIFEAQQRPGFDPIDCLTFPRKDINIDVVIGHGVKLGKQAQIIRESHNCKWVQVAHTAPEELAMFKTYSGAISRREAKYSTEVKLCEMADVVVAVGPKLFEVYSAYLSSSEKFVLNLTPGIFTELCHLKRSSLDGNKFRILVFGRGDSEDFELKGFDIAAQAVAALKDKSYHLIFVGAQSGSEEHVAEKLLKLGLCRSQLTVRKFVQNREHLGKILCEANLAIVPSRTEGFGLTALEALSACLPFLVSQNSGFGEALSNVSNGLSCVVDSENPQHWAEAIKNVRHKSREIRYKECETLRMHYDEKYSWEKQCTELVDIIFTKAQGSSAAKVESELNELSLAPAKKVLNPEERPQIGTIETLKTSCLNLRATRLKKITNYLLAMTHPTESRQPGETNS; encoded by the exons ATGTCATCCAGATCTCGAGTTTGGGAAAAACTGAGCGTCCTTCTCTTGGCAAGCGAGTGGGGCTCCTTTCAAGGAGGCCTCTCTACAATGAATAGATCATTAGCCATATACTTGGCTAAGCAACCAAATGTAGCAGTTAGCGTCCTTGTTCCAAGCTGTAGTGAAGAAGACAAGAGAATGGCTCGTAACCACAAAGTTATGATATTTGAAGCACAACAACGGCCCGGGTTCGACCCAATTGACTGCTTGACATTCCCACGGAAGGACATAAACATTGACGTAGTCATTGGTCACGGTGTGAAACTTGGAAAACAAGCGCAGATAATTCGGGAAAGCCACAACTGTAAGTGGGTCCAAGTTGCGCATACAGCTCCCGAAGAGCTCGCCATGTTCAAAACATACTCTGGTGCAATCTCCAGACGTGAAGCAAAGTATTCTACTGAAGTAAAACTGTGTGAAATGGCTGATGTTGTGGTAGCAGTAGGACCCAAATTGTTTGAAGTGTACTCAGCCTACCTTAGCTCATCCGAAAAATTTGTTCTCAATCTTACGCCAGGAATTTTTACAGAATTATGTCATTTAAAGAGATCGTCTCTGGATGGTAACAAGTTTCGGATATTAGTATTTGGGCGAGGCGACTCTGAAGATTTCGAGCTCAAAGGATTCGACATCGCTGCTCAAGCAGTCGCTGCATTGAAGGACAAAAGTTATCATCTCATCTTCGTTGGTGCACAAAGCGGAAGCGAGGAGCATGTGGCAGAAAAGCTTCTTAAACTCGGTTTGTGCCGAAGTCAGCTCACGGTGAGGAAGTTTGTACAGAATCGTGAACACCTGGGCAAAATACTTTGCGAAGCAAATCTTGCCATTGTTCCTTCAAGGACGGAGGGGTTTGGTTTGACCGCCCTCGAGGCGCTTTCCGCTTGTCTGCCTTTCCTTGTAAGTCAGAACTCTGGATTTGGTGAAGCCTTAAGTAATGTATCAAATGGCTTGTCGTGTGTCGTTGACTCTGAAAATCCACAGCATTGGGCTGAGGCAATCAAGAACGTACGACACAAGAGCAGGGAAATTAGGTACAAAGAATGCGAAACATTGCGAATGCATTATGATGAGAAATACAGCTGGGAAAAACAGTGTACTGAATTAGTGGACATAATTTTTACCAAAGCTCAAG GGTCAAGCGCTGCGAAAGTGGAATCAGAGTTAAATGAACTGTCACTTGCCCCTGCAAAAAAAGTGTTAAACCCAGAGGAGAGACCGCAGATTGGTACTATAGAGACTCTGAAGACTTCTTGTCTGAATCTTCGTGCTACGAGGCTGAAAAAGATAACAAATTATCTCCTCGCCATGACCCACCCAACAGAAAGTCGCCAGCCTGGCGAAACCAATTCATGA
- the LOC140950416 gene encoding uncharacterized protein: protein MSRRKKIHLFNCDHLYELRVIEDLLYSCKPKLGFDFTVENHYFSFSEMAELSEKIVPALKIDFAVFVVHAQESSLSINDGRGYTKLYKALLQATGGNVIIVIGGDDNYKNEDKEKRSVISVWARRAMSVQFSEEYLDGRKSFIFSWGEKHRPIHEDALKHFFDPGRNGERFIYQLPTQRDPSLQPGRVKPVGSITSGCSGNEPVILPSGGTESAAEIEPITPAEAIPVEVEEEKCPLDSQEKDETGSSVVHSSDVEDAHTEHDPLKAKLVLKSKLHNGKVSFDPDDVVFLSPEFLKIPDVVTQSLLETYRHTDEIQLRVISVENEFFVYTGDQGIEMADNDLLLLKSRVRKGVVSFHEDDVKFRYSGWKVPEYILQDLKRNASTGKLFIVSDEKGSLRCIIQNKAKRRAKSAKGRVLAFSTSENYLNISF from the exons atgtcaagGCGGAAAAAGATCCACCTTTTTAACTGCGATCATCTCTACGAACTCCGTGTTATCGAGGATTTGCTATACTCCTGCAAACCGAAACTGGGCTTCGATTTCACAGTGGAGAATCACTACTTCTCCTTTTCTGAAATGGCTGAATTGAGTGAAAAAATCGTTCCTGCACTGAAGATTGATTTTGCAGTTTTCGTCGTTCACGCTCAAGAGTCAAGTCTGTCGATAAACGATGGCCGCGGATATACCAAGCTTTACAAAGCTCTATTGCAAGCTACAG GAGGAAATGTTATTATTGTCATCGGAGGAGATGACAATTACAAAAACGAAGACAAGGAAAAGCGGTCAGTAATCTCGGTCTGGGCCCGAAGAGCTATGTCTGTACAGTTCAGCGAAGAATATTTGGATGGAAGAAAAAGCTTCATATTTTCCTGGGGTGAAAAACACCGACCAATTCACGAGGACGctctaaagcatttttttgaTCCAGGCAGGAATGGTGAAAGATTTATATACCAGTTACCAACACAGAGAGACCCCAGCTTGCAACCCGGACGAGTAAAACCCGTAGGCTCAATTACCAGCggctgttcgggaaatgagcccgtGATCCTCCCCTCGGGAGGGACCGAGAGTGCAGCAGAAATCGAGCCTATAACACCTGCTGAAGCCATTCCAGTAGAAGTGGAAGAGGAAAAATGCCCTTTAGATAGTCAGGAAAAAG ATGAAACAGGAAGTTCCGTTGTCCATTCTTCAGATGTGGAAGATGCCCACACCGAGCATGACCCTTTGAAGGCGAAACTGGTGCTTAAGAGCAAACTACACAATGGAAAGGTATCATTTGACCCAGACGATGTCGTATTTTTAAGCCCCGAATTTCTAAAAATCCCGGATGTCGTGACACAAAGTCTTCTGGAAACGTACAGACACACTGATGAGATTCAGCTGAGGGTCATATCAgtcgaaaatgaattttttgtttacactgGTGATCAAGGAATAGAGATGGCAGACAACGACTTACTCTTGTTAAAATCTCGTGTCCGCAAAGGTGTAGTATCTTTCCATGAAGATGACGTCAAGTTTCGATACTCGGGCTGGAAAGTCCCTGAGTACATACTTCAGGACTTAAAACGAAATGCGTCTACTGGGAAGCTATTTATTGTTTCTGACGAGAAAGGGAGCTTAAGATGCATTATTCAGAACAAAGCAAAGAGAAGAGCAAAGAGTGCGAAGGGTAGAGTTTTGGCCTTCTCTACGTCGGAAAATTATTTGaacatatctttttaa